GGCCTGCACCGAAACGGTCTCTTCGGTCCGGCGGATGATGTCGTCCACGTCTGCCGCGCCCAGGCCGAAGTGGGGCGCCGCGGTGCGCGCCAGCGCGAGGCTCGATGCGTGCTGTCCCGGCAGGATGGCAAGCTCCTGATAGCCGGTATGGCCGCCCAGCTGCATGACGAGATCGAAGGCAGGCGCCAGGCGCCAGAGGCCGTCGCCCTGCCGCAAGGCGCCATGGTTCTTGACGTGGTCGTCGCTGTTGCCCACGGCCAGGTTGAACACCAAGCGGCGAAACAGCTCGGTCAGGTCTTCCTGCGGCCGCCCCGAAATGCGCCGCAGCAGCTGTGCCAGTTCGACATAGCTGCCGCGGCTGGATTCATAGGGCACATCGAGCAATGCCGAGGCCGACAGGTAGTGATGGCGCTGCTCGTCGTCCACGGGGCCGGTGCGGTCGAAACGCTCCACCAGCAGGGCGTGGCCGAACGCGAGGGGCTGCAGCAGGAACGCAGGCACGTCGATGCCGCAGGCGCTGGCCAGCCACAGGGTGGCCGCCTCGATCACCTCCACATCGTGGTCGTCGCCGCGTGAGGAAAACTTGGCGATGTAGCGCCGCCCTTCGTGTGCAAAGGCCGCCTTGGGGCGCGCGCCGCCCAGGCTGCCGCCGCGCAGCAGCAGATGCATGTCGGGCCCGATCTCCATGCCTTCCTCGACGCGGCGCGACGCTTCGGCAAGCTCCTCCAGCGACCAGAGCATGGAAGGCGGTTCTTCGCTTCGGATGGGCAATGCCTCGGCGAACACCATCGCACCGATGCGGTCCTCATTGGTCAGCAGCAGTGCGTCGACGTCCGACAGGGGGTTGCCGTGGCGGATCTCGAGCACCTTGCGTCCCCAGCTGTCGGGCAGGGCATCGCGCAGCGTGAGCGGCATGGCGCCACCTTCGCGGATGCGCCGCTCCGGCAATGCGAAGGCTGCGTCGCGCAGCGGCAGGTGCTCAGGGTTGAGCGGCATGGCCGGGGGATCTTCGAGGTAGCGCCGGCCATAGGCGAATTCGCCCGACTCCACGACGCCGCGGCGAACGAGCTTCATCAGGCCGGCAGGCTGCACCTCGTCGCCCGTGTGGCGCGCGAGCCCGACATAGATGCGCCGTTCGTCCCCGGCCTCGTCAGAAATCACGCTCGTCCTCCGCGATCACCCCGGCGGGCCCGCGTGCAGCAGACCTGCGGACGCGGCGCCTGGCTGCCAGGCCCACGGGTGCGGGAGCCAATGCATCGAGCGAGTCGATCTCGCCGAACAGCCACAGCGCGTGGGCCAGCAAGCCGATGCTGGTCGCTGGCTTGCCCGATTCGAGCGAGCGCAGGGTGGTGGGCGAGCACAGCAGGCGTTCGGCCATTTCCGCGATCGTCCAGCCGCGATGCACCCGGTGCGCACGAAGGCGCAGGCCGAGATTCCTCAGGGGCTCAGCGGTCTGCTGGGGCAGGGCGGAAAGGCTGTTGCTGCTTCTTGGCATCAATAAAATGGTCATTAAGTCACTTAATAACCATTATATTGACTATTTGTTATCGCCGCAAAACTAGGGCTAGCCAGGCAAGGACGGTCCCCGGCGGCCGGGCTCGAGCACCGCGAGATCGCTCTCGTCCTTGAGCCCGACGCCGGTCAGCCCCCGGCGCAAGGCCTCCCGCATCAGCCATGCCAGCTTGAACGCGGCGGCTTCGCAGGGCAGGCCTTCGGGGCGCACGTTCGAGATGCAGTTGCGCTCGGCATCGTGGCGGCCGCGCTTGGGCGAATGGGTCAGGTAGATGCCGAGGCTGTCGGGCGAGCTGAGCCCCGGGCGCTCGCCGATCAGCATCACCGAGAGCGCCGCGCCGAACAGCTCGCCGACCTCGTCGGCCAGCGCCACGCGCGCCTGGGTGGCGATGACCACGGGGGCAAAGCGCGTCTCGGGCGGCAGCTGCGGGCGCAGCGCGGCCAGCAGCGGAGCGGCATGGCGCGCCACGGCGAGCGAGGAGAGGCCGTCGCCGATGACGAGGCACACATCGCAATCGCTTTTCGCGGCGGCCCGCAGGCGCTGCGCATCGGCGGGGTCGAGCTGACGGCCGAGATCGGGGCGGCGCAGGTAGGTGGTGCGGTCTTCGGCACGGCTGCGCGCCCGCGCCACCTCCCAGTGCTGTTCGCGCAGCGTGGCTTCGAGCGCGTCGACATCGAGCGCCGCATGGATCGCATCGCGCGCCATCGCATGGGCCCAGCCGAAGCGCAGCGTTTCGTCGGTCGGCATGCCGGCGCCGGCGCGGCCCAGCGCCAGGCGCGCGGGCGTGGCCGAACGCCATTGCGCCCAGGGGTTCGGCGTGACGGGGTCGATGCTGCTGCTCATGGCGCGAGCGCGGTCAGCCCGCTCATGTCCGCCAGCAGGCGGTTGGCCGAGGGCGGCGCGAGCTGCCCGGCCGCATTGGTGATCTGCATGCGCTGCAGCCAGGCTTCGAATTCGGGCGCGCGCTTCAGGCCCAGCGTCTGGCGCAGGAACAGTGCATCGTGGAAGGAGGTGCTCTGGTAGTTGAGCATCACGTCGTCGGCGCCCGGAATGCCCATGATGAAGTTGATGCCCGCGGTGCCCAGCAGCACGAGCAGGTTGTCCATGTCGTCCTGGTCGGCCTCGGCATGGTTGGTGTAGCAGATGTCGCAGCCGATGGGCAGGCCCAGCAGCTTGCCGCAGCAGTGGTCTTCGAGCCCGGCGCGGATGATCTGCTTGCCATCGAAAAGATATTCGGGCCCGATGAAGCCGACCACCGTGTTGATCAAAAGCGGCTTATAGCGCCGCGCCAGCGCATAGGCGCGCACCTCGCAGGTCTGCTGGTCGACGCCGAAGTTGGCATTGGCCGAGAGCGCGCTGCCCTGGCCGGTTTCGAAGTACATCACGTTGTTGCCGACCGTGCCCCGGTTCAGTGCCAGCGCCGCGGCGTGTGCTTCGGCTAGCAGCTCGGGCGTGACGCCGAAGGACAGGTTCGCCTTCTCGGTGCCCGCGATCGACTGGAACACCAGGTCCACCGGCGCGCCGGCTTCGGCGAGCCTGAGCGTGTTGGTCACGTGCGTGAGCACGCAGCTTTGGGTGGGAATCTCGAAGCGCTGGATCACCTCGTCGAGCATGTGCAGCAGGCGGCCCAGCACCTGCATGCTGTCGGACACCGGGTTGAGGCCGATCACCGCGTCGCCCGCGCCGTAGAGCAGCCCGTCGAGCGTGGAGGCCGCCACGCCGCGCAGGTCGTCGGTCGGGTGGTTGGGCTGCAGGCGCACGGCCAGGTGGCCGGGCAGGCCGATGGTGTCGCGAAAGCGCGTGACCACGCTGCACTTCTTCGCGACCGACACCAGGTCCTGGTTGCGCATGAGCTTGGACACGGCCGCCACCATTTCGGGCGTGAGGCCGGGCGCCAGCGCGGTGAGCGACTCGGTGGTTGCCTGTTCGGAGAGCAGCCAGTTGCGGAAGTCGCCCACCGTGAGGTGCGAGACCGGCGCGAAGGCCTGCGCGTCGTGGCTGTCGATGATGAGGCGCGTGATGTTGTCGCTCTCATAGGGAATCAGCGCTTCGGTCAGGAACTGCTTGAGCGGCGTTTCGGCCAGCACGTGGCGCGCCGCCATGCGCTGCTGCGCGGTGGCCGCGCCGATTTCCGCGAGGTAGTCGCCCGAGCGCGCCGGGCTGGCCACGGCCATGACCTGCTTCAGGTCGTCGAAGACGAAGACCTGGCCAGCGATGGTGGTGCGATAGCGCATCTTTCCTTCTTCTTCACAGGGTACGCGTCGAGGAAAGCATCTCGTCGGGCGCCGCCGCCTTGCGCTGCGCCGATGTCAGCAGGAAATAGCCGTAGGCCGCCGCCATCAGCACCAGGAACAGCAGCGTGAGCATGGCGTTGAACCACACCATGGCGCCTAGGCAGACCACGCCGAGTCCGAGCGCAATGGCGGGAAACACCGGGTAGAACGGCGCGCGGTAGGTGCGCAGCAGGTTCGGTTCGGTGCGGCGCAGCCTGAAGAGCGCGGCCATCGAGATCAGGTACATCACGATGGCGCCGAGCACCGCCATGGTGACGATGTTGGCGGTGAGCGTCTGCCCGCCGAACTGCACCCACTCATCGCTGAAGATGGCCACCACGCCGATCACGCCGCCCGCCAGCAGCGCGCGGTGCGGCGTGTCGAAACGCGGGCTCAGGCCGGCGAAGTAGCGCGGCAGGTAGCCCGCGCGCGCCAGCGCGAAGATCTGGCGCGAGTAGCCCATGATGATGCCGTGGAACGAGGCGATCAGCCCGAACAGGCCGATCCACACCAGCATGTGCAGCCAGCCGCTGTTGTCGCCCACCACCGCCTTCATGGCCTGCGGAAGCGGGTCGTTGATGTTGGCGAGCTTGCGCCAGTCGCCCACGCCGCCCGCGAAGATCATCACGCCGAAGGCCAGCACCACCAGCGTGACGATGCCCGTGGTGTAGGCGATGGGAATGGTGCGGTGCGGGTCGCGCGCTTCCTCCGCGGCCATGGCCGCGCCTTCGATGGCCAGGAAGAACCAGATCGCGAACGGTATCGACGCGAAGATGCCCGAGATGGCCGCGCCGTTGAGCACGCTGCCGCCGGCCCAGCCGTTGGCAACGAAGTTGGCCATGGTCCAGCCCGGCGTGACCACGCCCATGAACACCAGCAGCTCGACGATGGCCAGCACCGTCACGAACAGCTCGAAGGCCGCCGCAATGCCGATGCCGACCCAGTTGAGCGCTATGAAAATCACGTAGGCACCCAGCGCGAACCACTTCGGGTTGATGCCCGGGAACTGCACGTTGAGGTAGGCGCCGATCGCCAGCGCAATGGCCGGCGGCGCAAAGACGAATTCGATCAGCGTGGCAAAGCCCGCCACGAAGCCGCCCGTCGGCCCGAAGGCGCGCCGCGCATAGGCGAAGGGACCGCCCGCATGCGGGATGGCGGTGGAGAGCTCGGTGAAGCTGAAGATGAAGGTGGTGTACATCGTGGCCACCAGCACCGTGGCCACCAGGAAGCCGAGCGTGCCGGCGGTATTCCAGCCGTAGCTCCAACCAAAGTACTCACCCGATATGACCAGGCCCACGGCAATGCCCCAGAGCTGGACCGGGCCGAGGACCTTCTTCAGATGGCCGGTGCCGGCCGGAACAGCGGCTGCGGCCGGCGTGACTGCGGTGGACTGCATGGGGCTTCCTCTTTTTGCGGATGTTGACAGTGCGTATCCAGCAAAGCAAGGCCCGTTCCATCGCTGGCCATAATCGTGCTTTTCCAATCTCCCGAGGTGTTCAGTGAAGTCTTCCTCTTCTTCGTCTCTCTTCTGTGCCGCTCTTCTCTCGCTGTGCGCGGTGTCCACCGCCTGGGCGCAATCGGCGCCCGTCACCACGCCGAGCGGCCTGGTCTACCAGTCGCTGAAGGAAGGCTCCGGCGCATCGCCCGCCGCAACCGACGTGGTCAAGGTGCACTACCGCGGCACCTTCCCCGACAGCGGCAAGGAATTCGACAGCTCCTACAGCCGCGGCGAACCCACCGAGTTTCCGCTCAACGGCGTGATCCCGTGCTGGACCGAGGGCGTGCAGAAGATGAAGCCCGGCGGCAAGGCCAAGCTGACCTGCCCGCCGGCCATTGCCTACGGTTCGCGCGGCGCGGGCGGCGTGATTCCGCCGAATGCCACACTGAATTTCGAAGTCGAGTTGGTGTCCGTCAAGAAGCGCTGATCGAGGCCGGCGTCCCCGGGGTGGCTTGCGTCGGGGTCTCGATGGCGGCGAGGGCGGCGTCGAGGCTTTTCACGCTGTCTTGAGCGTCGGAGTGAATTGAATGGTGGCTTCGCAGAGCGCCCAGGCGCCGGCCGATTGCATGAAGCGATCGGCCGCCTGCAGCTGGGTGGCGCAGATCCATTCGTCGGGCTGGTGCGCCTGGGCGATGGAGCCGGGCCCGCACACCACCGTTGAAATGCCGGCCTGCTGGAAGAAGCCCGCCTCGGTGCCGAACGGCAGGTCCGCCTCCGGCCAGAGCGCGCCGAGTTCGCGCGCGGTAGAGACCGCTGCGTCGTTGTTGCGCGTGGACAGCGCTGGCACGCCGGCGGTCTGCAGGGCCTCGACCGTGATACCGATGGGAAGGTCCGCCAAGGCATCGCGGACCGCATCGCGCACGAGCGCTGCCGCCGTTTCATCGTGCGGGCGGAACTCCCACAAGACCTCGCAGCAGCCCGGCACGATGTTGATGGCCGTGCCGCCCTCGATCCGGCCGATGTTGAGCGTGGCCTCGCTGCCCTGCCTGGCAAAGCTTCGCCGCAGGCCGGCCAGGCGTGTGACCAGGTAGGCGGCGGGCTCGATCGCGCTGGCACCGAGCGAGGGGTCGCTCGAGTGCGCGGGCAGTCCGCGGAAGATCGCCCGGTGCCCGAAGAAGCCGCGGTGCCTGACGCCGATGCGCATCTCGGTCGGCTCGCCGATGATGGCCAGCGCAGGCGCCTGCACCTGCGTGTTCAAGCGGCTCACGAGCCGGGGAACGCCCAGGCACCCGATCTCTTCGTCATAGGAGAAAGCGAGGTGGATCGGCCGGCGCAGCGGCCGCTGCTGCCACGACGGAACTGCCGACAGGCAGGCGGCGATGAAACCCTTCATGTCCGCCGTGCCACGGCCGTGGAAGCGGCCGTCGCGTTCGGCCAGCGTGAAGGGGTCGGAGCGCCAGTTCTGGTCGGCCACCGGCACGACGTCGCTGTGCCCCGAAAGCACCATGCCGCCGGCCGTGTCGGGGCCGATGCTGGCCAGCAGGTTCGCCTTGCGTTCGTCCGCGCTGTGCACGAGGTGCACTTTCACGCGGTGCGACGCGAGGTAGTCGGCAATCCAATGGATCAGTTGCAGGTTCGATCGGTGCGAGGTTGTGTCGAACGCCACCAGGGTCCGAAGGATCTCGACGGTGGTCATGCGGCACCCGCAGGGTCGAAGCCGTCGCGCTCCGAGGCCATCCGGATCAGGCCACCGGCGTTGATCACGAAATCCGGTGCGTACAGGATCTCCCTGCCGCGCAACTGTGCGCCGTGCTCGTCGCGGGCCAGCTGGTTGTCCGTGTCATGAATGGCGATGATGACGTGCAACCCGACGCTATCGTCGCAGACGAAGACGATCTGCTCGTGGTTCTTGAAATGTTCAGGGTCTGTGAGTTTCATGTAGGCGGAAACGCAAGATAGGTACAGCAGAAGGCGGTGCAGATATAGCAATAGCGCCACGGGACGAACATCGCGGCTTGCTAGGAGGAATAATTGAGTCATGTGATGGCCTCGCTGTGGACTTAGCATGACAGGGGAGGACGCCGCGATATTGGTGAAAATTTGAAGCTGTGAATATCAGGCGCGGGATGGCAGCATGGCGTGTGCAGCCGTGGTCGATCACATCGATTCGAACAGCCTTCGGTACTCGTCAAGTACAAAGTTTCGCAGTGAAAGTTGATGGCTGGATTCAATCGATATCCCATTCGATGAGAATTCTAATTTTTCAAAACCCATCCAAGATTCGATTTGAAGTTTGATTGACGATGCGAAAAAATTTGCATCAATGTCTTCGGTGCCAGAGAGAATTTCAGGGAGTTTTGGCTCGCCATGAGGAATCAGGCAAGTCCAGATAAGCCCGAGGTGTTCAATGGATGGAAACAGCGCCACGCTGAAGCATTCCGGGGCTTTGGGCGCGAGTTTCTCCGGCACCTTGCGGCACAGGCCATCGGACCCGAAGCGCAGGCCGTGGTAGGCGCACACCAGTTCGTCGCCTTCGATGCGCCCCGCGCTCAGCGGCAGCCCGCGGTGCGGACACACGTCGCGGGCGATGCGAATGCCGTTGGGCATGCGGTAGATGGCCAGTCGCAGATTCAGCAGGGTCAGCTGCCTCGGCTTTGCCGCCACCGCGTCGACACGGGCGACTGGAAACCACTGCCTTGCCAGCACGGGCCAGTCTCCCTCGGCAAACGTGCAGTTCGGCGGCCGGAACCCATCGGGCAGAGGCAGGGCGCGCGGGGAGGGCGGTTCCATGGGCTGCGCCGCCTACTTGACCAGGCCGACCCGAATCCTGCGGTTGTGCTGCCCCTTGTTCTCGATCTTCAGGATGCGCAGCGGTGCCGATTGCGAGGTCTTCGACAGATGGGTGCCGCCGCAGGCCTGCCGGTCCAGCCCCACGATCTCGATGATGCGCGTGGTGCCGTCGTCCTGGCTCGGCGGTGCCACGGACCGGCTGCGCAGCACCCCGGGCTCGCGCGCGAGTTCGGCCGCGTTGAGGTACACCGCATTCACCTGCAGTCCGTCCGAGATGAGGGTGTTGAGCTCGGGCTCGAGCTTGCGCAGCTCGTTGTTGTCGACTTCGGGCAGGTCGAAATCGATGCGGGCCGTGCCGTCGGCTGCCATTTGCACGCCCGTGACCAGCGAGCCCTCGAAACGCTGATAGACAAGCGCATTGAGGATGTGCAGGCCCGTGTGCAATTGGCTCATCATGGAACGGAACTCCCGGTCCACACTGACGGTGACCCTGTCGCCGGGCACCGCTCCGATATCGGCCTCGTCGAAGCAATGCCACGCATTGCCGCCTTCCGCTTCGATCCGGCTGATCTTTAATTCGCCGCCATTCCATTGCAGCGTGCCGCGGTCCGCCAATTGGCCGCCACCGCCCGGGTAGAAGAAAGAGCGGTCCAGGAGAACGGCATTCGGGCGGCGTGCGATGACGTCGGCGTCGAAGTTGAAGCAATCGGGCTGGGTATGGCAAAGGTAGCGTGACATGATTCTTGATTTGCAAGATGCCTATGAAAAACGGCGGGCCGTGACGATGCCGGCAAGAATGATCGCGCCTCCCACGAATTCAGTAATGCTCAGGTATTCGTGGAATAAATAGGCGCCGAACACGGTGGCAATCACCGGCTGCACCAATAGCGTGATCGAAGAAAGTGCGGCCGGCAGCTTGGCCAGCGCATAGGCAATAAGGCCTTGGCCCCCGACATGGGACACCACCGCCAGCGCCAGCAGCATCAACATGCCGTGCGCCGTGTGCGGAACCAGCGATTCGCCGCGCCACAGCGTGATGGGCAAAAGAACGATCAGCGTGCCGACGCTGCTCCATGCCATGACGGTCATCGTCCGGTAATTCGAGCGCACGAGGCTGACCGCCAGAAGGTATGAGCCGTAGAAGACGGCCGTCAACAGCCCCAGCAGATTTCCCGTCATGTAATTCGAGCCGAAATCGAGCCGATGGCCGATCAGGATGAATGCGCCCGCCAATGCGAATAGCATGCCGAACAGAAAACCGGAATTGAATTTTTTCCCCAGGAACAAATTGGAGCCGAGCACCACGAAGATCGGGGCAAGATTGGCCAGCAGATTCGAATTGGCCAGCGTGGTCAGCGTCATCGACCAGTGATAGAGCGCCAGGTTTCCCGAGAAAATGAATCCGACAAGAATGAGCTTGATCGGAATGGCCGGCATCTTTTCGGCTGCCGGTCCGCTCGTGCTCACGGGCTCGGCTCTTGCCGCAAGCATATCAAGCAGGAAGAAAATCGGAATTGCCAGCGCCACCCGATAGACCGCGCTTGCGGTCGGGGGCAATTCACTGTGGCGAAGAAAAACGCCGCCCAGCGCCAACGCCGCCGCGCCAAGCAGAAGCGCAACGAAAGAAAGGAAATTGTTTTTTGAAGCAGCAGGTAGTGCAATGGTCGTCATGGTTGATTCCAGCACGACCGAGTCTCCATCGGTCGTGCCAGTCGGTTTGTTTTTGGTATCAAATAAAATCCTCAGGGTTGAAGCGCTAATGCCCTTCAAATCCCTCGATCACCATCAGCTGCATGTCGACTGCAGCATCCTTTCGCAATCCTCGCGCAAAGGTATATTCCGGTGACTCGTAAAATTTTCTCGCCGCATCGGCAGATTTGAATTCGACAAGAACCACGCGTCGGTCGTCCAGAGCGCCTTCCAGATGCATGCGCTCGCCTCCCCGTGTGAGAAATTTGCCTCCGAATTTTTCTATGATTCTGGGCGTGAGTTGCTTGTATTCGTTGTATTGATCCGGATCCACAATGGACATCCGGCCAATCAGATAGGCGACCATATCGCAACCTGACTCGGTGTTTGAAACGCTGTTCAAGCGCAAAAGCTGTAGAGCCGCGCGCTATACATAGGCCAGTTGTTTTCTTTCCTGGGCCACGCCGGATTGCAGCAATGCCGCATCCAGAACGTCCCAGAGGCCGGTCAGCGAATCGAGGAAATCGTCCGCGCCTTCGATCACAAGGTGGGCATATTCCGTCTTCAAGGCGAGTTCGACCGCGGTGCGGGCGTTCTGCTCATGATGCTGCTCGGCGCCGACTTCGCCCCAGTGCTCCAGCAGGTAGTGCATTTCGGGCACTTCGAGGTCCGCGTTGTAAATGCCACTGTCCACGAGGCAATATTTTTCGCCCGGAATCAATTGCTGATTCGAGATCATTTCCAGCGCGAGCGTCGTACCGAGATTCCGGTAGGTGTTCTCGATGTCCGTCATCTTGCGGCCATCGAAGACGCCAATGGCCTTTCGAACCTGCGCGGTCATTCCGGTCTCCATGTCGTAGCCGGGCAAGGAGCCGAGCAATTGATTGGAGAAATCCTTGAGCTTGGCTTCGACCTGAGCCTGATTGTAGAGGTCCGAAAACACGGGTTTCTCGGCCGATTGATTGACGATGTAACCCGCCATTGTCGCCAACTCCGGCCCATGGCCCGACTCGCTCTCGATAATTTCCTCGAGCAATTCGCTCTGCTCGTGAAGCCCGTGTGCCTTGAGTGCATCCGGAAAATTCCATCCCGGACGAGTCGATGCGCAAAAGCTCTGGATCTGGTGGAAAAGGGCTCCCACAACAGGAGGCTCGGGTTCGACCTTGACCCAATTCTTGAAAATTGGGTGCGAATAGCATCGATGACTTTTAACTCTATCAATCAGTTCGGAAATGGTAACGCTCATTTCGTGCTCCTAATTACAGTTCGTTAAAAAATGCCGTGGAAGTTTGTTACTTGCTTGCCATCAACATGCGCCCTCCAGGGTGATCCAGTACTTCGACCCGCACATTCGTAAAGCCTGCGCGGAACAATTTTTCAGTCCATTCTTCTTCGCTCAGAAGCTTTCTGGACATGAAATGGTTATGCAAATGATTGAACGCCGCGGCGAATGGCTTTTCCCAATTGGACGGCGCAACCGGAATGGCATCCACGATGATCAGCGTGCCCTTGATGGCGTGGGCGGCGCAGGCGCGCAGCAGGGCGTCGAGGGTTTCTTCCTCGGCAGGAAGAAGATCGTGCATGACGAATCCTGCGTGGATGATGTCCGCGTCCTTGATGAGGGAGGCGTCTTCCACCAGAACCTGGATAGGGGCGGTGACGAATTGCAGCCTGTCGCTCATGCCCGCTTCACCGGCGGCGCGAACGGCTTGTTCGGTGGCCGAGGGGCTGAGGTCGATGCCGACGCCTTTGGAGCCCGGAATCTTCTTGAGCATGCGAATCAGGAATCCGCCAGAACCGGACCCAAGGTCCACGATTTTCCTGGGAGCCATGGCAACAATGGCATTTTCGGGCTGCGGATAAAAGGATTTCTCGCCCATCCATTTCGATGTGCGCGCAACCAATCCGCCGCTGCGGGGGTATTTGATTTGCGCCTCCTCGTTGTTTTCCGAGAATTCCTTGGCATTGTTGATCAAGGGGGCGCAGGCGCGCAGTGCCCAGGAGAGATATCCGACTTCGTTGATCAATTCGTCAAAATTGCTGCCGGCCTTGTAGGTTGCCGGTGCTCCCGTGCTCAGCACCTCGATGATGCCTGCCTTGCTCAGGGAATCGAGGTAGGCGGAAATCACGGACTCCTTGATTCCACAGGACCTGGACGCGGTAGCGGCGTCCACGACCGGCGAATTCTGGAGAATTTCGATGATTCCGTATTCGGCACCTATTTCAAGCAGGATGGCGGAGCCTGCGAGGGAAGAGCCGGTAAGGCTGCGATCGACATTTTGCATGGGTCACCTGTGAGTTCAACGTCATTGAAAACCAATTGATTACTGTGTGCAGGGCTGCAAACCATTTAGCTGCACGATAAAGAACCTCCGGGCACCCGTATTGGTAAAAATTGCAGTTGCAGTCCACTGCGCCAGAAAGCGGATGCGCGCATGGAACCCGCTGCCCGGGCGCAGCGAAAAAAAGAAGCAGGGGGGTTCAGCCCGCGGCGCGAGCGCCGGGGGTGGGAGTCCTCAGCAGATCCGGGCGCGCACGTACTGCAGCGGCGTCATGCCGAAGGTGCGTTTGAAGTGCCTGGTGAGGGCGCTCTGGTCGTAGAAGCCGCTCGCGATGGCGGCTTCGATCAGCGGCCGGCCGTCTGCGAGGTGACGGATGGCGGCCCGCAGGCGCAGCTGCGTCAGGTAGGTGTGGGGCGTCAAGCCGATCGTGCGGTTGAAGGCGCCGATCAGTTGAAATGGCGTCAGCCTGGCCGCTGCCGCCATCTGTTCGAGCGTCAATCGCTCCGAGAAGGCGTCGCGCAGCAGTTCGAGCACCGGCGCGAGCACGCGCGCATCCGTGGGCGCCTGGAGCACGCGTTGCCCCGGCTGCGCATGGCTATGGAAGAGCGTGCCGAAGCTGTGAACGAACAACTCCTGCTGCCGCAGCGGGTCCCACTGCGCGCCGTGGCCGTCGAACGCGCGGTGAAGCTCCAGAAAGCTGGCGATGAGGTCCGGGTCGTCGAAGGTGTTGGACCCGAAGTACCGGGGCTGATCGATCCCCAGCGTGGCCATCAGGTGCCTGATGCCCGGCTCGGCCAGGTAGACGGCGCGGTACCGCCAGCGCGCGCTGCCACCCATGCGGCCCGAATGGGGCTCGGCCGGGTTGAAGACGAGCAGCGCCTGCTGGTGGGCCATGCCAGTGCGGCCGCGGCTCTTGAACTCCGCGCCGCCGGTCTCGGTGACTGCGATGACGTAGGAATGGTGCACGTGCGGTGCATATTCGTGCGTGGTGAAGTCCGCATGCAGCATGTCCATGCCCGGCATGCCGGGCACATGCCAGTAGCGCGATGTATTCAGCGGGTCCAGCTTGGCCAACGAAAACCTCCGTCTGGATGAGCAGCTGCAACGGCTTGGGGGCGTTCCACCGATGGCATGGCACCCGATGGTGAGCCAGGTCGCGGGACTTGGAGTCAAGCAAAGGCTGTGCCATTTCATCGGTGCACCGGATGCCCGACCCCGGCGAAGATCAGATTCACGAATCGCGCGAAATGCTTCACCATGCCCGCAGCGCAATCACTCGCTGGATGGAGACCGTATGAACATGCCTCTCGAGAGCACCGTACCGGAGTTTCAGTCGGCCCTGGGCGACGGCACCGATACGCACAAGGTATTCAACCAGGCCGAT
This genomic window from Variovorax paradoxus contains:
- a CDS encoding Rieske 2Fe-2S domain-containing protein, giving the protein MEPPSPRALPLPDGFRPPNCTFAEGDWPVLARQWFPVARVDAVAAKPRQLTLLNLRLAIYRMPNGIRIARDVCPHRGLPLSAGRIEGDELVCAYHGLRFGSDGLCRKVPEKLAPKAPECFSVALFPSIEHLGLIWTCLIPHGEPKLPEILSGTEDIDANFFASSIKLQIESWMGFEKLEFSSNGISIESSHQLSLRNFVLDEYRRLFESM
- a CDS encoding alanyl-tRNA editing protein, coding for MSRYLCHTQPDCFNFDADVIARRPNAVLLDRSFFYPGGGGQLADRGTLQWNGGELKISRIEAEGGNAWHCFDEADIGAVPGDRVTVSVDREFRSMMSQLHTGLHILNALVYQRFEGSLVTGVQMAADGTARIDFDLPEVDNNELRKLEPELNTLISDGLQVNAVYLNAAELAREPGVLRSRSVAPPSQDDGTTRIIEIVGLDRQACGGTHLSKTSQSAPLRILKIENKGQHNRRIRVGLVK
- a CDS encoding DMT family transporter yields the protein MTTIALPAASKNNFLSFVALLLGAAALALGGVFLRHSELPPTASAVYRVALAIPIFFLLDMLAARAEPVSTSGPAAEKMPAIPIKLILVGFIFSGNLALYHWSMTLTTLANSNLLANLAPIFVVLGSNLFLGKKFNSGFLFGMLFALAGAFILIGHRLDFGSNYMTGNLLGLLTAVFYGSYLLAVSLVRSNYRTMTVMAWSSVGTLIVLLPITLWRGESLVPHTAHGMLMLLALAVVSHVGGQGLIAYALAKLPAALSSITLLVQPVIATVFGAYLFHEYLSITEFVGGAIILAGIVTARRFS
- a CDS encoding DUF1330 domain-containing protein; amino-acid sequence: MVAYLIGRMSIVDPDQYNEYKQLTPRIIEKFGGKFLTRGGERMHLEGALDDRRVVLVEFKSADAARKFYESPEYTFARGLRKDAAVDMQLMVIEGFEGH
- a CDS encoding class I SAM-dependent methyltransferase, with translation MQNVDRSLTGSSLAGSAILLEIGAEYGIIEILQNSPVVDAATASRSCGIKESVISAYLDSLSKAGIIEVLSTGAPATYKAGSNFDELINEVGYLSWALRACAPLINNAKEFSENNEEAQIKYPRSGGLVARTSKWMGEKSFYPQPENAIVAMAPRKIVDLGSGSGGFLIRMLKKIPGSKGVGIDLSPSATEQAVRAAGEAGMSDRLQFVTAPIQVLVEDASLIKDADIIHAGFVMHDLLPAEEETLDALLRACAAHAIKGTLIIVDAIPVAPSNWEKPFAAAFNHLHNHFMSRKLLSEEEWTEKLFRAGFTNVRVEVLDHPGGRMLMASK
- a CDS encoding AraC family transcriptional regulator produces the protein MAKLDPLNTSRYWHVPGMPGMDMLHADFTTHEYAPHVHHSYVIAVTETGGAEFKSRGRTGMAHQQALLVFNPAEPHSGRMGGSARWRYRAVYLAEPGIRHLMATLGIDQPRYFGSNTFDDPDLIASFLELHRAFDGHGAQWDPLRQQELFVHSFGTLFHSHAQPGQRVLQAPTDARVLAPVLELLRDAFSERLTLEQMAAAARLTPFQLIGAFNRTIGLTPHTYLTQLRLRAAIRHLADGRPLIEAAIASGFYDQSALTRHFKRTFGMTPLQYVRARIC